From Hylaeus volcanicus isolate JK05 chromosome 2, UHH_iyHylVolc1.0_haploid, whole genome shotgun sequence, the proteins below share one genomic window:
- the LOC128872569 gene encoding protein dopey-1 homolog isoform X1 translates to MGSIALEEYELMKDSKYRVYVSAVDKALKSFEYTSEWADLISALGKLNKVLHSHTKFPVIPRRIKISKRLAQCMHPALPSGVHLKALETYDIIFKCMGTNRLSHELFIYSAGLFPLLGHAAMNVRPSLLTVYETHFVPLGERLRPGLSGFLSGVLLGLEDGSDHFDRTNSLLEKVCEGVGPEHFYACLWDCLASNSGIRLPAISFVLVHFNKKLPMEEQKYIMGTNTNIMVTALCAGVQDSSVLVQRSALDLLLVGFPVHNSQLTHEQMVLLVTAALVTILRRDMSLNRRLFAWLLGTEVSTSILKRKTVATVSETMENVPTYFDLYSKEMLVEAIKALLKSVCDESPQDLKPYRILVSLLEKADIGPVILDDILFEVFRTFYNACGQSSKVSKTNEVVKLANLLFSTLEPSYVWIHCGHLFEHACQARARSKREVEDVVVRPVGSGMPNFMEICILTEFLLETVSLDAFIDTPSEHLPGLFYEIISKLMYHIDLLSPMEISRSLRLCAKILSKVQPTVVSTHAEKNELDIKLDVTVNGNTTVALSDNSLTAIPLEKSQSDSKLNKPDTSSGSFSEKSPSPRRRANSGGAAKRSDKKSKKKSSKSTSKLSESMQDNSSNVSVVVSEDTKSLPRNKSMDDIKTRYIEANNISSPSKDQLTTLKQSSKHSGMGSTGSLGRGPSPAFQAQHTMLEKCLRQYENFYVKLISNRVLSKERKVQDMYDNLLIPLPRESVDERMRYLELLLNSRLSMEDSGFFGQDVSVSEDSKRLDILHLYIDSVSQTEWEEAVRIASSLFVELSTFPKYFHSGDGLLVEEEPKENIVLPDWLKVLVVCSCWLGKQPALQLTSIATLLDLIALLKAHNDTETHPKSGEGITAVIMVPLLKQWHITYLMQYTNVFQVLAHSLWHHLGELPAHKYRMRCVELLHELHHALYNSCDAVEDVVGAALTTENIEKRIESFNRFATLWHLGREIETNPRLRGCMKSFDQSLLKILDNLQLPDNSPLKLHAQSWLLHSLMRGDISRIVDPLLIILLDPSTCRMSVLHVSIQHSNTVLTKNDPVEEKSEVQDDTEGAAKIYAISSVDGNVIYHVSDSVDEDKKWRKGKKKKKAINPVKVKRIFAVTTLAAGENCNQYVTERNQFMKELEVPPSISGNRKISVFVNPLSLNCNENSNDSLTEDELLPSTKKTNITTELLKNATRFKKIDFDKGSTASLDESLFESTNSSLKTKDKNGLKKLNGEVGSSLDSITNSFDSSSPEVTNKQTKPKKDPVIMPGSSREIAGTIIKGKYHSTNEFTTNYDVHDVGSFEASVEVPSWTMNDEESELEASTTAEEYFGNSSSQTIVEEILNEVLDQVMQLCDDPETPKNTNESTYQNAKTGRNYGVGVHNLHSHMLLYCGVYDSTRTLYALRTLRNELLTNTRMFLCCAATTGVTNTTKNTTLLNLLARHRKSVFGRNFHGDIANTEFIAAYRSSMYLEVLISVCLYFARSYYPNLGQMRLTHEEISGNRQVQLASAELLTLIFSELIPIVRDSGKGFSCYIVDLLTKCKVQKVALHCLVSSVMNMKNAHKENEEVFTFTEEIILFNDPVTDSDVNKCKYRASDHTEAFQIQLLRLLLALIMLEHQCSNQKGEEICPPTAPAPSTPTKTVPNIMGNSLKYIPGAPIPQQPMFLASILSALQLDHMRHLHQFWTTLVTSSLPFMGSSLTGIVTSVIHQLCCNIEHLASYYINEDTMTKLEDISTVECCLPADYTVTHLEALTFLLHYCLLDTTQQIGFSFNQPLSGTIQTGIPGANPGQIFNNLIHVFMPSPLSPDLTAPKDINGANELLQHARRTALSHLPRIIASLSTLWQAVLVTKDNEQASCVVGSPRIVKHQLLELLSPISFHHGVNFLAAIAVAWHERRHPSSNSKKVLPEACPNQQVMVHLVSAIRVMPIDTLVQTVHQVVKTPPPIHGVKQDFSLEVSVLELLYVYMQSNTSQSLIESWTSLLGLLKDGLSLTAPAQFLLLAILNEYVQKCPPMQEKKDIRDLQDVSAKLVESCSQIAGACLEQTTWLRRNLAVREDAFEVAEGSSEGKEGKTGAVTPGAPPNAAFSVQAQAVLAEILAPLLDVSYGSQEKERVVTLLTNLMYNVTPYLKNHSTKNIASFTACSQLLSSLSGYQYTRKAWRKDVLDLLLDSAFFQMTPACLPYWRTIIDNLMTHDNTTFRDLMNRVSMAQSSSISIFSSKEQEYEQKAQLLKRLAYVILCSEMDQYHKYMPEIQERLADSLRLPQVIPSIQAQVFLCFRVLLLRMSPQHATSLWPVIVSELVQVFLYIEQELNADSEEFSRHGSSHIKLLSALDSSWAVNASNGLQAHGHPHWLQLQLAAAKLLDLALLLPAHRLPQFQMYRWAFVGDSAAGCMDNNNLSSDFVPHITRIAKLMDSKYKQDQNSTKATPGELLLTSNNIRSLQDLHYFFTTLSRRSSDSQAPLNITQLETVIEQDFLEKMPAAR, encoded by the exons ATGGGGTCTATCGCTTTGGAAGAGTACGAACTCATGAAGGACTCTAAATATAGAGT TTACGTGTCTGCAGTGGATAAAGCTCTGAAGAGTTTTGAATATACAAGCGAATGGGCAGACTTGATCTCAGCACTTGGAAAGTTAAACAAAGTGTTGCATAGCCATACCAAGTTTCCAGTTATACCTAGGAGAATTAAAATATCCAAGAGATTAGCCCAATGTATGCATCCTGCTTTGCCCTCTGGTGTTCATTTAAAAGCTCTAGAAACATAtgacattattttcaaatgtatggGCACTAACAGACTGAGTCACGAGCTCTTCATATATAGCGCCG GTTTATTCCCACTGTTAGGTCATGCTGCTATGAATGTGAGACCATCCTTGTTGACGGTATACGAAACACATTTTGTGCCTCTTGGAGAGAGATTACGGCCTGGCTTAAGTGGATTTTTAAGCGGTGTTCTTCTTGGTCTTGAGGATGGTTCTGACCACTTTGATAG aACAAACTCCTTACTTGAAAAGGTATGCGAAGGAGTAGGTCCAGAACATTTCTATGCATGTCTATGGGACTGTTTAGCTTCTAATTCTGGAATTCGACTCCCTGCTATATCGTTTGTGTTAGtacatttcaataaaaagCTGCCAATGGAAGAACAAAAGTACATAATGGGCACAAATACCAACATtatg GTTACCGCTTTGTGTGCCGGCGTACAAGATAGTTCAGTGTTGGTACAAAGAAGCGCTTTAGACTTACTATTAGTTGGTTTCCCTGTACATAATAGTCAATTAACACACGAACAGATGGTATTGCTAGTCACGGCTGCTCTCGTCACTATACTAAGAAGGGACATGAGTTTGaatag GCGATTGTTTGCTTGGCTTTTGGGTACTGAAGTAAGCACATCtattttaaagagaaagaCGGTTGCTACAGTCTCAGAAACCATGGAAAATGTACCCACTTATTTTGATTTGtattcaaaagaaatgttagtCGAGGCGATAAAAGCGTTATTAAAATCTGTCTGCGACGAGAGTCCTCAAGATTTGAAACCATACAGAATATTGGTCTCTTTGTTGGAGAAGGCAGATATCGGTCCAGTAATTCTGGATGACATTTTGTTTGAAGTTTTTAG GACATTTTATAATGCTTGTGGACAGTCGAGCAAAGTATcaaaaacgaacgaagtaGTGAAATTAGCTAACCTGTTATTTTCAACATTGGAACCATCTTACGTTTGGATACATTGCGGACACTTGTTCGAACACGCTTGTCAAGCTAGAGCAAGATCTAAACGCGAAGTAGAAGACGTTGTTGTAAGGCCTGTGGGTAGCGGAATGCCGAATTTCatggaaatatgtatattaacgGAATTCCTACTCGAGACGGTGTCGTTGGACGCATTTATAGACACTCCCTCTGAGCACTTACCTGGCCTTTTTTATGAAATCATCAGTAAACTTATGTATCACATCGATCTTTTGTCTCCTATGGAGATTTCGAGGAGTCTTAGATTGTGCGCCAAGATTTTATCGAAAGTTCAACCAACGGTTGTATCGACTCACGCGGAGAAAAACGAGTTAGATATAAAATTAGACGTAACAGTGAATGGTAATACTACCGTAGCTCTCAGTGACAACTCCTTGACCGCAATACCATTAGAAAAAAGTCAGTCGGATAGCAAACTAAATAAACCGGACACATCCAGCGGTTCGTTTTCTGAAAAGAGTCCAAGTCCTCGGAGAAGGGCGAACTCGGGTGGTGCCGCTAAAAGATCTGacaaaaaatcgaagaagaaatcCAGCAAAAGTACCTCGAAATTGAGCGAATCTATGCAAGATAACAGCAGCAACGTTTCAGTGGTGGTGAGCGAAGACACTAAAAGCTTAccgagaaataaaagtatggaCGACATAAAGACTAGATACATAGAAGCGAACAATATTAGTTCTCCATCCAAGGATCAGTTGACCACGCTAAAACAATCAAGTAAACATAGCGGTATGGGTTCTACAGGATCCTTAGGTAGAGGTCCATCTCCAGCGTTCCAAGCGCAACACACGATGTTGGAAAAATGCTTAAGACAGTATGagaatttttatgttaaactAATTAGTAATAGAGTGCTGAGCAAAGAAAGAAAGGTACAGGACATGTATGACAATTTACTGATACCACTACCGAGGGAGAGTGTCGACGAAAGAATGCGTTATTTAGAGCTTTTGTTGAACTCTAGATTATCTATGGAGGATTCTGGGTTCTTCGGCCAAGACGTGTCCGTTTCAGAAGATTCCAAGCGTTTAGATATTCTTCATTTATATATCGATTCAGTTTCGCAAACAGAATGGGAAGAAGCTGTACGAATCGCGTCAAGTTTATTCGTCGAACTATCCACCTTTCCCAAATACTTTCATTCTGGCGATGGTTTGTTGGTAGAGGAAGAGCCAAAAGAAAACATCGTTTTGCCGGATTGGTTGAAAGTGTTGGTTGTCTGTAGCTGTTGGTTAGGAAAGCAACCTGCTTTACAATTGACTAGTATCGCTACGTTACTGGATTTAATAGCTTTATTGAAAGCTCACAACGACACCGAAACTCACCCGAAAAGCGGGGAAGGAATAACAGCTGTAATTATGGTGCCTTTATTGAAGCAATGGCATATAACCTATTTAATGCAATATACCAATGTGTTTCag GTACTGGCACATTCTTTGTGGCACCATCTCGGTGAATTGCCCGCTCACAAATACAGAATGCGATGCGTCGAACTACTACACGAGTTGCATCACGCTTTATACAACTCTTGCGATGCTGTCGAGGATGTAGTAGGGGCAGCGCTCACTACGGAAAACATAGAAAAGAGGATAGAATCCTTTAACAGATTTGCCACTTTGTGGCATCTTGGTcgagaaattgaaacaaaccCCAGGCTACGAGGTTGCATGAAATCGTTTGACCA gtCGTTGTTAAAAATACTAGATAATCTACAGCTCCCTGATAATTCTCCTTTGAAGCTCCATGCCCAATCGTGGCTTCTACATTCTTTAATGCGAGGTGACATTTCACGAATAGTGGATCCGTTACTAATAATACTTCTAGATCCATCTACTTGCCGCATGAGCGTGCTCCATGTCAGTATACAACATAGTAATACCGTTCTGACAAAGAACGATCCCGTGGAGGAGAAATCCGAGGTACAGGATGATACCGAAGGTGCCGCGAAAATTTACGCGATTAGCTCCGTAGACGGAAACGTGATATACCATGTCAGCGATAGCGTAGACGAAGataaaaaatggaggaaaggtaagaaaaagaaaaaagctaTAAATCCTGTTAAAGTGAAGAGAATATTTGCCGTGACTACATTAGCCGCCGGTGAAAATTGCAATCAGTACGTGACCGAAAGGAATCAGTTTATGAAGGAACTCGAGGTACCGCCAAGCATATCCGGTAATCGAAAGATTTCCGTATTCGTTAATCCTTTGTCGTTAAATTGCAACGAGAATTCGAATGACTCGTTGACGGAAGACGAGTTGTTGCCTAGCACAAAGAAGACAAACATAACGacagaattattgaaaaatgccACCAGGTTCAAGAAGATAGATTTCGATAAAGGTTCGACTGCTAGCTTGGACGAGAGTCTCTTCGAGTCGACGAATTCCAGCTTAAAAACGAAAGACAAGAACggattaaagaaattgaacgGCGAAGTTGGCTCTTCGTTGGACTCCATTACCAACAGCTTCGATTCTAGCAGTCCTGAAGTCActaataaacaaacgaaacctAAGAAAGATCCGGTTATAATGCCAGGCAGTTCTAGAGAAATAGCAGGGACTATTATTAAGGGTAAATACCATAGTACAAACGAATTCACAACAAATTACGATGTCCACGACGTCGGAAGTTTCGAGGCGAGCGTCGAAGTACCTAGTTGGACAATGAACGATGAAGAATCCGAATTGGAAGCCAGCACAACCGCGGAAGAATATTTTGGTAACTCGAGTAGTCAGACTATAGTCGAGGAAATTTTGAACGAAGTGCTCGATCAAGTGATGCAATTATGCGACGACCCTGAAACACCTAAAAACACTAACGAGTCTACGTATCAGAATGCAAAGACGGGTCGTAACTATGGAGTCGGCGTTCATAACCTTCATTCGCATATGCTACTTTACTGTGGAGTCTACGACTCTACCAGAACATTGTACGCATTGCGTACTCTACGCAACGAACTTTTAACAAACACGAGAATGTTCTTGTGCTGTGCTGCAACGACTGGTGTAACTAATACGACCAAAAATACAACATTGTTAAACTTGTTAGCGAGACATCGGAAAAGTGTGTTTGGAAGAAACTTTCACGGGGATATAGCAAATACGGAATTCATAGCTGCTTACAGAAGCAGCATGTATTTAGAAGTTTTAATTAGTGTGTGCCTTTATTTTGCAAGAAGCTACTATCCCAATTTGGGACAGATGAGACTCACGCATGAAGAAATTTCAGGGAATCGACAGGTACAACTTGCGAGCGCAGAATTATTAACGCTAATATTTTCCGAGTTAATTCCTATTGTTCGTGACTCGGGAAAGGGTTTCAGTTGTTACATTGTCGATCTACTTACAAAATGCAAAGTACAAAAGGTCGCGTTACACTGTCTCGTATCTAGCGTCATGAACATGAAAAATGCGcataaagaaaacgaagaagtgTTTACGTTTaccgaagaaataattttgtttaatgatCCGGTCACAGATagcgatgtaaataaatgcaaatacaGGGCGAGCGATCACACCGAGGcttttcaaatacaattattgAGACTATTGCTAGCTTTAATCATGTTGGAACATCAATGCAGTAACCAGAAAGGCGAAGAGATATGCCCACCAACTGCCCCAGCACCAAGTACACCAACAAAAACTGTTCCTAACATCATGGGAAATAGCTTAAAATATATACCCGGTGCACCAATTCCACAACAACCGATGTTCCTCGCTAGTATACTTAGCGCTTTACAACTAGATCATATGAGACACTTGCATCAGTTTTGGACGACCCTCGTGACATCGAGTCTTCCATTTATGGGGTCTTCGTTAACTGGAATAGTGACATCGGTCATTCACCAATTGTGTTGCAACATCGAGCATTTAGCATCATATTACATCAATGAAGATACGATGACAAAGTTGGAGGACATAAGTACCGTCGAGTGTTGCCTTCCCGCGGATTATACAGTCACGCATCTAGAAgctttaacatttttacttcATTACTGTTTATTGGATACGACGCAGCAAATAGGCTTTTCATTTAACCAGCCTTTGAGCGGCACGATTCAAACTGGAATTCCCGGGGCGAATCCAGGACAGATATTCAATAATCTGATTCACGTATTTATGCCGAGCCCACTTTCTCCGGATCTAACCGCACCGAAGGATATAAATGGCGCTAACGAGCTGCTGCAACATGCTAGAAGAACCGCTTTGAGTCATCTGCCACGAATAATTGCATCTCTTTCTACCCTTTGGCAAGCAGTTCTGGTAACGAAAGACAATGAACAGGCGAGTTGTGTAGTGGGTAGCCCAAGAATAGTAAAGCATCAACTTTTAGAACTCTTATCTCCTATATCTTTTCATCATGGAGTAAACTTTTTGGCTGCCATTGCTGTTGCTTGGCACGAAAGGCGACACCCTTCTAGCAATTCGAAAAAAGTCCTACCGGAAGCTTGTCCAAATCAGCAAGTTATGGTTCACTTGGTAAGCGCGATTCGCGTGATGCCTATCGATACTTTGGTCCAAACTGTGCATCAAGTAGTAAAGACACCGCCTCCTATCCATGGGGTGAAACAAGATTTTTCGTTGGAAGTTTCCGTGTTAGAATTACTTTATGTATACATGCAAAGTAACACGTCTCAGTCTCTTATCGAATCTTGGACATCTTTGCTGGGTTTGCTTAAGGACGGCCTATCGTTAACAGCGCCTgctcaatttcttttattagcAATCTTGAACGAATATGTGCAGAAATGTCCTCCTATGCAGGAGAAGAAAGATATACGGGATTTACAGGATGTGTCGGCGAAG ttggTCGAATCATGCTCGCAAATAGCCGGAGCATGTTTAGAACAAACAACGTGGTTACGAAGAAACTTGGCAGTAAGAGAAGACGCCTTCGAGGTCGCTGAAGGATCTTCGGAAGGTAAAGAAGGCAAAACCGGTGCTG TGACGCCTGGTGCTCCTCCTAACGCAGCATTCAGCGTTCAAGCACAAGCTGTGTTGGCAGAAATATTAGCACCGTTATTGGATGTTAGTTATGGTTCTCAAGAGAAGGAACGCGTAGTAACGTTGTTAACCAATCTTATGTATAATGTTACGCCGTATCTGAAAAATCACTC GACAAAAAATATTGCCTCCTTCACGGCTTGTTCTCAGTTACTGAGTTCCTTATCTGGCTACCAATACACGAGAAAAGCATGGCGCAAAGATGTATTGGATCTTTTACTAGATTCTGCCTTCTTTCAAATGACACCAGCTTGTTTACCGTATTGGAGGACTATCATAGATAATTTAATGACACATGACAATACAACCTTCCGGGATCTAATGA ATCGCGTTTCCATGGCTCAAAGTAGCAGTATCAGTATATTCTCCTCAAAGGAGCAGGAGTACGAACAGAAGGCTCAACTTTTGAAAAGGCTAGCATACGTAATACTTTGCAGTGAGATGGATCAATATCACAAGTACATGCCTGAAATTCAAG AACGATTAGCAGACAGCCTACGACTGCCACAAGTGATACCGTCTATTCAGGCACAagtctttctttgttttcgagtGTTACTTTTAAGAATGTCACCGCAACATGCTACTTCCTTGTGGCCAGTAATTGTTAGCGAGCTTGTTCAAGTCTTCCTATATATTGAACAAGAATTGAATGCAGACAGTGAGGAATTCAG TCGTCATGGCAG TTCACACATAAAACTGCTCTCAG